GAAAATCAGGTCAATAAAGATAATGTTGTAATTTTAGGAGCAAATTGTCCTAGTACAGATACATGTGCTAAATGTAAGCAACATTCTCCAGTTATTTCCGACTTTAGTGCTGAAGAAAGTATTTCTTCAAAAGATACTGATTTTTCTGATGTAGAAGAATTTGAAAAAATGTCATCTGGTGAAAGAAAAGCCTATTTACAAGAAGAAGTATCAAAATGTATTCGTTGTTATGCTTGTCGTAATTCTTGTCCAGCTTGCTATTGTAAAGAATGTTTTGTCGAAGAACATTTACCTAATTGGATTGGCAAGACAACAGATATAGCTGATAATATGGTTTTTCATTTAACTAGAGCAATCCATGTTGCCGGAAGATGTATAGGATGTGGTGCTTGTAAAAGAGCATGTCCGATGGATGTGAACTTAGGTATTTTAAATAGAAAAATGTTAAAAGATGTGCATGATTTTTATCAAGAAGAATCAGGCATGACAATGGAATCAGAATTAGTATTAAACAAATTTAAGTCAGATGACCCAGAGAACTTTTTAATCGGGGGTGAAAAAGAGTGAGTAGATTTATAATTGATAAAGCCAATCTTATTTCATGGTTAAAAAATTTGGATCAACAAGTATTAGCACCTGTAAAAGAAAAAAATGGCTATGCTTTTAATGTTTGGGATGGTGAAAGCATACCTTCAGAGGAATATAAAAACACTCTTAAAACTCCTAAAGATTTATTCTTTCCCCAACATGAAACATTATTAAGATATCAAAAGGTTAAAGGTGAAAGACCACGGATAGAAGCACCCGAATTAGCTAATGAAGAAAGAATTATTTTTGGTATGCGTCCTTGTGATGCTAAAAGTTTATATTTAATTGATAAAGTATTTATTGGTAAAGATTATGTAGATCCTTATTATCAAGCACGCCGGGCAAATACTTTGATGGTTACCTTAGTTTGTGAAAAGCCAAGTAGAGCTTGTTTTTGTGATGATTTATTAGCAAAAGCCGGATCCGATATTCAGTTAGTTCAATTAAATGATGATCAATATTTAGTAGAAGCAATTACTGATAAAGGAAAAGCAGTATTCCAATTATCAACATATTTAGACGCTGATGAAGAAAGCTTAGCTAAATTAAAAGAAATAGAAGCATTTAAACAAGAAGCAGCTAGTACTGGAGTAGCCCAAAAGTTAGAAAATATGTTTGCTCATACAATATGGTCAGATATTGAAGAAAAATGTTTAAATTGCGGAGTTTGTAGTTTCCTTTGTCCAACTTGTCATTGTTTTGATATAACTGATGACTTAAAAGGTGAAAAAGTACGTACGTGGGATACCTGTATGTTTGCTTCATTTACTAAACATGGCTCAGGTCATAATCCACGCCCTACAGGTAAAGAGCGTATGAGACAAAGAATAATGCATAAGTTTAGTTACTTCCCTGAAAATAATGGTGAAGCAGCTTGCGTAGGATGTGGACGTTGTGTCGAAAATTGTCCAGTTAACCTCGATATCAGAGAAGTACTAAAAGCAATTAAGGAGGTATCTTAATGCATAATCCATATCTTCCTTATGAAATGAAAGTAGAAAAGATCGTTGTAGAAAGTCCGGAAAAAGATTTAAAAACTTTTGATTTAAGCTTTGTTAATCCAGAAGATATAGAAAAATTTAAATATACAAGTGGACAATTCGCCGAGGTAGGAATAGTAGGATCAGGTGAAGCTCCTTTTGGTATTGCTAGTGCTCCAGAAGAGAAAAATTTAATTCGTTTTTCTATAAAAAATGTAGGATCATTTACCAGTGCAATTCATGCAGTAGCAGAAGGAGATATTATTACTTTAAGAGGACCACTTGGTAATAGTTGGCCATTAGAAAACTTAAAAGGTAAGGATATCGTAATTGTAGGTGGAGGATTTGCTTTTACAACTTTAAGATCATTAATCAGACATATCTTAGAACCAGAAAATCGTGCTGATTTTGGAAAAGTAGATGTTGTCTATGGTAATAGAAGCCCAGGCCAAATGCTTTATAAGGAAGAATTAAATGAATGGGCTAAAAGAGATGATATCAATATGCATCTA
This genomic interval from Desulfonispora thiosulfatigenes DSM 11270 contains the following:
- a CDS encoding 4Fe-4S dicluster domain-containing protein, whose amino-acid sequence is MSRAIFKLKDKAKELLEKEEVKQVIGFTEGTLPGKCTPFFAKTVEDVEKLVWQQGCNLNLANYLVKTKEKVAIIVKGCDSRSVVNLIKENQVNKDNVVILGANCPSTDTCAKCKQHSPVISDFSAEESISSKDTDFSDVEEFEKMSSGERKAYLQEEVSKCIRCYACRNSCPACYCKECFVEEHLPNWIGKTTDIADNMVFHLTRAIHVAGRCIGCGACKRACPMDVNLGILNRKMLKDVHDFYQEESGMTMESELVLNKFKSDDPENFLIGGEKE
- a CDS encoding 4Fe-4S dicluster domain-containing protein produces the protein MSRFIIDKANLISWLKNLDQQVLAPVKEKNGYAFNVWDGESIPSEEYKNTLKTPKDLFFPQHETLLRYQKVKGERPRIEAPELANEERIIFGMRPCDAKSLYLIDKVFIGKDYVDPYYQARRANTLMVTLVCEKPSRACFCDDLLAKAGSDIQLVQLNDDQYLVEAITDKGKAVFQLSTYLDADEESLAKLKEIEAFKQEAASTGVAQKLENMFAHTIWSDIEEKCLNCGVCSFLCPTCHCFDITDDLKGEKVRTWDTCMFASFTKHGSGHNPRPTGKERMRQRIMHKFSYFPENNGEAACVGCGRCVENCPVNLDIREVLKAIKEVS
- a CDS encoding FAD/NAD(P)-binding protein gives rise to the protein MHNPYLPYEMKVEKIVVESPEKDLKTFDLSFVNPEDIEKFKYTSGQFAEVGIVGSGEAPFGIASAPEEKNLIRFSIKNVGSFTSAIHAVAEGDIITLRGPLGNSWPLENLKGKDIVIVGGGFAFTTLRSLIRHILEPENRADFGKVDVVYGNRSPGQMLYKEELNEWAKRDDINMHLTIDRPADDWDHLVGFVPAITEQVIKASDNSVAIVCGPPLMIKFTLPVLKNLGFTSERIYTSLEMKMKCGIGMCGRCNIGKVYVCKDGPVFTMAELEKLPSEY